In the Aliarcobacter cryaerophilus genome, one interval contains:
- the pheT gene encoding phenylalanine--tRNA ligase subunit beta: MIITRRWLEEFINISNISTDEICKTLNSIGLEVDSVEKKSIASKVVVAKVLSKEKHPDADKLNVCQVDLGDEVTQIVCGASNVEAGQTVAVATIGAILGNDFKIKAAKLRGVESNGMICSSTELGLPKLNDGIMVLDNSIGELILGKELKNYPSLNDDIIEIGLTPNRGDCLSILGVARELAAFYDLPLIELDKNINSHELSIGQIFEINSSNIDTFLAYKAIDFSGFKLDLITNLRVALIGKFKENHNIKNSLIYATHCVGVILNAYPREDFVLKNELSVLDLRKNEKGFDCSYSSTNCLSQICVDQKDFSENSNDFLLEASYINPEIISKRVFDAKIKTGDIFYKASRGSNPDLSYGVNYFSSFASKMGATIYSGAKEFLEDIEKITLSISVKNINSIIGQDIEKIEIERILTSLEFEIKESVDDILLIKVPHYRHDIKNIADIAEEVIRMVGIDNIISKPLAIDEVNRVNKTSLDLQKKNKLRYKAIENGFFETLTYVFSSKENLEKYGFKTVKDDLDLINPIVKELNTYRTTLLLNLVEACSNNFKTGARSASFFEIGTIFDENRVESKKIAFVHSGASSLEDVSNSGKPKNIDFFSFAKKVLNTIGEFELEPMTNIDNKFIHPYQSANILIDGKISGFISKLHPSVESDFDLSDTFFAQIDFDSLKNSLVKASSYSKFQASRKDLSIIAPKTLEFKEIKKVINSLNNNLIKQYNLIDIYSDEKLGENESLTIRFTLQSDDKTLEDEDINQVINSILDALKEKLNITLR; the protein is encoded by the coding sequence ATGATAATTACAAGAAGATGGCTAGAAGAGTTTATAAATATATCAAATATAAGCACAGATGAAATTTGCAAAACATTAAATAGCATTGGTTTAGAAGTTGATAGTGTAGAAAAAAAGAGTATTGCTTCAAAAGTTGTTGTTGCAAAAGTTTTAAGTAAAGAAAAACATCCAGATGCGGACAAATTAAATGTTTGTCAAGTTGATTTAGGGGATGAAGTTACTCAAATTGTTTGTGGAGCTTCAAACGTAGAAGCTGGACAAACTGTTGCAGTTGCTACTATTGGAGCTATTTTAGGAAATGATTTTAAAATCAAAGCGGCAAAACTAAGAGGAGTAGAATCAAATGGAATGATTTGCTCATCAACAGAATTAGGACTTCCAAAATTAAATGATGGAATTATGGTTTTAGATAACTCTATAGGTGAGCTCATCTTAGGAAAAGAGTTAAAAAATTACCCTAGTTTAAATGATGACATTATAGAAATTGGTCTTACTCCAAACAGAGGTGACTGCTTAAGTATTTTAGGAGTTGCTAGAGAGTTAGCAGCTTTTTATGATTTACCTTTAATAGAATTAGATAAAAATATAAATAGTCACGAGCTTAGTATTGGTCAAATATTTGAGATAAATAGTTCAAATATAGATACTTTTTTAGCATATAAGGCAATAGATTTTTCTGGTTTCAAACTAGATTTGATAACAAATCTAAGAGTTGCTTTAATTGGTAAATTTAAAGAAAATCACAATATTAAAAACTCACTTATTTATGCAACTCACTGTGTTGGTGTTATTTTAAATGCCTATCCTAGAGAAGATTTTGTTTTAAAAAATGAACTTAGTGTTTTAGATTTAAGAAAAAATGAAAAAGGTTTTGATTGCTCTTATTCTAGTACAAATTGTCTAAGTCAAATATGTGTAGATCAAAAAGATTTTAGTGAAAATTCAAATGATTTTCTGCTTGAAGCATCTTATATAAACCCTGAAATTATATCAAAAAGAGTTTTTGACGCAAAGATAAAAACAGGAGATATATTCTACAAAGCATCAAGAGGTAGTAATCCTGATTTAAGCTATGGCGTTAATTATTTTTCTAGTTTTGCTTCTAAAATGGGGGCAACTATATACTCAGGAGCAAAAGAGTTTTTGGAAGATATTGAAAAAATAACTCTTAGTATTAGTGTAAAAAATATAAACTCTATTATTGGACAAGATATAGAAAAAATTGAGATAGAGAGAATTTTGACTTCTTTAGAGTTTGAAATAAAAGAGTCTGTGGATGATATTTTATTGATTAAAGTTCCACACTATAGACATGATATTAAAAATATCGCTGATATTGCTGAAGAAGTTATAAGAATGGTTGGAATTGATAATATTATTTCAAAACCTTTGGCTATCGATGAAGTAAATAGAGTAAATAAAACTAGTTTGGATTTACAAAAAAAGAATAAATTAAGATACAAAGCTATTGAAAATGGATTTTTTGAAACATTAACATATGTTTTTTCTTCAAAAGAAAATTTAGAAAAATATGGTTTTAAAACTGTAAAAGATGATTTAGATTTGATTAATCCAATTGTAAAAGAGTTAAATACTTATAGAACTACCCTACTTTTAAATCTTGTTGAAGCTTGTTCAAATAATTTTAAAACAGGTGCAAGAAGTGCTAGTTTTTTTGAAATTGGAACTATTTTTGATGAAAATAGAGTTGAAAGTAAAAAAATTGCGTTTGTTCATAGTGGAGCTTCATCTTTAGAAGATGTAAGCAATTCAGGAAAACCAAAAAATATAGACTTTTTCTCATTTGCAAAAAAAGTTTTAAATACTATTGGAGAGTTTGAACTTGAACCTATGACAAATATTGATAATAAATTTATTCATCCTTATCAAAGTGCAAATATTTTAATAGATGGAAAAATATCAGGATTTATATCTAAGCTTCATCCAAGTGTTGAATCTGATTTCGATTTAAGTGACACTTTTTTTGCGCAAATAGATTTTGATAGTTTAAAAAACAGTTTAGTAAAAGCTTCTTCTTACTCTAAGTTTCAAGCTTCTAGAAAAGATTTAAGCATAATTGCTCCAAAAACTTTAGAGTTTAAAGAGATTAAAAAGGTTATAAATTCGCTAAATAATAATCTAATTAAGCAATATAACTTAATTGATATATATAGTGATGAAAAATTAGGAGAAAATGAGAGTTTAACTATTAGATTTACTCTTCAAAGTGATGATAAAACACTTGAAGATGAAGATATAAATCAAGTTATAAACTCAATTTTAGATGCTTTAAAAGAGAAATTAAATATTACTTTAAGATAA
- a CDS encoding 4-hydroxy-3-methylbut-2-enyl diphosphate reductase — protein MKIELASSYGFCFGVKRAIEIAQKYENSATMGPLIHNEDEINRLKKDFNVGLYSQLSDVKPDDTVIIRTHGIPKNDLKELKKSVKKVINATCPFVTTPQNIVKNMSKEGYSILIFGDIEHPEVKGVKSYADDLDDVHIILSVHDLKNIKFKNNKIACVAQTTKKNETYLEIVNALILKNKEVRVFNTICDATFENQDAARDISIKADIMIVIGGKSSSNTKQLHSICLENCKDSYLIENEQELEISWFKDKEFCGITAGASTPDWVIKKVYEKIKSFKP, from the coding sequence TTGAAAATAGAACTAGCAAGTAGCTATGGTTTTTGTTTTGGTGTAAAAAGAGCCATAGAAATTGCACAAAAGTATGAAAATAGTGCAACTATGGGACCACTTATTCATAATGAAGATGAGATAAATAGATTAAAAAAAGATTTTAACGTAGGATTATATTCACAATTAAGTGATGTGAAACCAGATGATACTGTTATTATTAGAACTCATGGTATCCCTAAAAATGATTTAAAAGAGCTTAAAAAAAGTGTTAAAAAAGTTATAAATGCTACTTGTCCATTTGTAACAACTCCTCAAAATATAGTAAAAAATATGTCTAAAGAGGGTTACTCTATTCTTATTTTTGGAGACATTGAGCATCCTGAAGTAAAAGGTGTAAAATCTTATGCTGATGATTTAGATGATGTTCATATAATTTTATCTGTCCATGATTTAAAAAATATAAAATTTAAAAATAATAAAATTGCTTGTGTCGCACAAACTACAAAGAAAAATGAGACATATCTTGAGATTGTAAATGCTCTTATCTTAAAAAATAAAGAGGTTCGAGTTTTTAATACAATTTGTGATGCAACTTTTGAAAACCAAGATGCGGCTAGAGATATTTCAATAAAAGCTGATATTATGATTGTAATTGGTGGAAAAAGTTCATCAAATACAAAACAACTTCACTCTATTTGTCTTGAAAATTGTAAAGATTCATATTTAATTGAAAATGAACAAGAGCTTGAAATTTCTTGGTTTAAAGACAAGGAATTTTGTGGAATTACTGCTGGTGCGAGCACGCCTGACTGGGTTATTAAAAAAGTCTATGAAAAAATAAAGAGTTTTAAACCATAA
- the serA gene encoding phosphoglycerate dehydrogenase: MSKKTIVVCDHIHEAGLKILEKTEDINYVFAADVDKVKLLDIIKDADVAITRSSTDVDEKFLNAAVNLKAIIRAGVGYDNVDIEGCSKRGIIAMNVPTANTIAAVELTMAHMLSCMRKFPYAHNQLKIDRVWKREDWYGNELYGKKLGVIGFGNIGHRVALRAKAFEMDVITYDPYIPSTKATDLGITYTTNFDDILACDIITIHTPKNKETIDMISFDEIQKMKDGVVLINCARGGLYNEEALVENLKNGKIAMAGIDVFKKEPATSHPLLDLPNVTVTAHLGANTKESQKEISIQSANNAIESARGISYPNALNLPIDESKIPSFVKPYIELTQKMAFLLAQISKSEIRAIEVSAEGELSEYVDSLQTFASVGVLSVSSGSSVNYVSANFIAKEKGIELSTKALTNSSGYKNKVTIKITTSKGVKNISGTVFGEDVQRVVDLDGFKIDVDPKGKMIIMKNKDIPGVVGKVGNILGENGINISDFRLSRGKEGTALAVILIDEKANSKVISELDNLEASIAVAYAEI; this comes from the coding sequence ATGAGTAAAAAAACAATTGTAGTTTGTGATCATATTCACGAAGCTGGATTAAAAATTTTAGAAAAAACTGAAGATATAAATTATGTATTTGCAGCTGACGTTGATAAAGTAAAACTATTAGATATTATAAAAGATGCAGACGTTGCAATTACAAGATCTTCAACAGATGTTGATGAAAAATTTCTAAATGCAGCAGTTAATTTAAAAGCAATTATACGAGCTGGTGTTGGTTATGATAATGTTGATATTGAAGGTTGTAGTAAAAGAGGAATAATTGCTATGAATGTTCCAACTGCAAACACAATAGCAGCAGTTGAACTTACAATGGCACATATGCTATCTTGTATGAGAAAATTTCCATATGCTCATAATCAATTAAAAATTGATAGAGTTTGGAAAAGAGAAGATTGGTATGGAAATGAGCTTTATGGTAAAAAACTAGGTGTTATTGGTTTTGGAAATATTGGACATAGAGTTGCTCTTAGAGCAAAAGCATTTGAGATGGATGTTATTACTTATGACCCTTATATTCCAAGCACTAAAGCAACAGATTTAGGTATTACTTATACTACAAATTTTGATGATATTTTGGCTTGTGATATTATTACAATTCACACTCCAAAAAACAAAGAGACTATCGATATGATTAGTTTTGATGAGATTCAAAAAATGAAAGATGGAGTTGTATTAATAAACTGTGCTAGAGGTGGATTATATAATGAAGAAGCATTAGTAGAAAACCTAAAAAATGGAAAAATTGCAATGGCTGGAATTGATGTATTCAAAAAAGAGCCTGCAACTTCTCATCCACTATTAGATTTACCAAATGTTACAGTAACTGCTCACCTTGGAGCAAATACAAAAGAGAGTCAAAAAGAGATCTCTATTCAAAGTGCAAACAATGCAATAGAGAGTGCTAGAGGAATATCTTATCCAAACGCATTAAATCTTCCAATAGATGAGAGTAAAATACCTTCATTTGTAAAGCCATATATTGAATTAACACAAAAAATGGCATTTTTATTAGCACAAATTAGTAAAAGTGAAATTAGAGCTATTGAAGTAAGTGCTGAGGGTGAACTATCTGAATATGTTGACTCTTTACAAACTTTTGCAAGTGTTGGAGTGTTAAGTGTTAGTTCTGGAAGTAGCGTAAACTATGTAAGTGCAAACTTTATTGCAAAAGAGAAAGGTATTGAACTATCTACTAAAGCTTTAACAAATAGTAGCGGATATAAAAATAAAGTTACTATTAAAATAACTACATCAAAAGGTGTAAAAAATATATCTGGAACTGTATTTGGTGAAGATGTTCAAAGAGTTGTTGATCTTGATGGATTCAAAATTGATGTTGATCCAAAAGGTAAAATGATCATTATGAAAAACAAAGATATTCCAGGTGTTGTTGGAAAAGTTGGAAATATCTTAGGTGAAAATGGTATTAATATATCTGACTTTAGACTAAGCCGTGGAAAAGAGGGAACTGCTCTTGCAGTTATTTTAATAGATGAAAAAGCAAACTCAAAAGTAATTAGCGAACTTGATAATTTAGAAGCTAGCATTGCAGTTGCTTATGCTGAAATATAA
- the aroA gene encoding 3-phosphoshikimate 1-carboxyvinyltransferase — MSSFNIKRLNKPFDVVIENIASDKSISHRCAMFSLFSNKTSYIKNYLTAEDTLNTLKIVEQLGAKIKRDGSSVEITPVDNLSEPDDVLDCGNSGTAMRLFCGLLASVDGSFVLSGDKYLRSRPMKRVADPLRNIGANIDGRENGNKAPLFIRGEKYLKPFTYISPVDSAQVKSAMILAALRATNVSKYKENELTRDHTERMLKGMGAEIFTDNEGFINIKPLTSHLKPLNITVPADPSSGFFFAVAAAISKGSRVVIKNASLNPTRVEAYVVLKKMGAIVNFIEKENVYEPIGDIEIIGNELNGVEVSQNISWLIDELPALSIAMSLAKGTSKVKNAKELRVKESDRIKAVVDNLALCGVDFTEFEDGYEIRGGELKSATIDSYGDHRIAMSFAIAGLNCDMKIDDVECINSSFPNFKEILDSLY; from the coding sequence ATGTCAAGTTTTAATATAAAAAGATTAAATAAGCCTTTTGATGTTGTTATAGAAAATATTGCAAGCGATAAATCAATATCTCATAGATGTGCAATGTTTTCACTATTTTCAAATAAAACTTCGTATATTAAAAACTATTTAACTGCTGAAGATACTTTAAATACTCTAAAAATTGTAGAACAATTAGGAGCAAAAATAAAAAGAGACGGAAGCAGTGTTGAAATAACTCCTGTTGATAATTTAAGTGAACCTGATGATGTACTTGATTGTGGAAACTCTGGAACTGCTATGAGACTTTTTTGTGGATTATTAGCAAGTGTTGATGGCTCTTTTGTTTTAAGTGGAGATAAATATTTACGAAGTAGACCAATGAAAAGAGTTGCAGACCCTTTAAGAAATATCGGAGCAAATATTGATGGAAGAGAGAATGGGAACAAAGCACCCCTATTTATAAGAGGAGAAAAGTATTTAAAACCTTTTACTTACATCTCTCCTGTTGATTCAGCTCAAGTTAAATCAGCTATGATTTTAGCAGCTCTAAGAGCCACAAATGTTAGTAAATATAAAGAGAATGAGCTTACACGTGACCATACTGAGAGAATGTTAAAAGGTATGGGAGCAGAAATTTTTACAGATAATGAAGGTTTTATAAATATAAAACCTCTAACATCACATCTAAAACCTTTAAATATAACTGTTCCAGCAGATCCTTCTAGTGGATTTTTCTTTGCGGTTGCAGCTGCAATTTCAAAAGGCTCTAGAGTTGTAATAAAAAATGCATCTTTAAACCCTACAAGAGTTGAAGCATATGTGGTTTTAAAAAAAATGGGAGCCATAGTAAACTTTATTGAAAAAGAGAATGTTTATGAACCTATTGGTGATATTGAAATAATTGGAAATGAATTAAATGGTGTTGAAGTAAGCCAAAATATATCTTGGCTAATAGATGAACTTCCAGCTCTTAGTATTGCAATGAGTTTAGCAAAAGGAACATCAAAAGTAAAAAATGCAAAAGAGCTAAGAGTAAAAGAGAGCGATAGAATAAAAGCAGTTGTTGATAATTTAGCTCTTTGTGGTGTTGATTTCACAGAGTTTGAAGATGGATATGAGATAAGAGGTGGAGAGTTAAAAAGTGCAACTATAGACTCTTATGGAGATCACAGAATTGCCATGAGTTTTGCAATAGCTGGATTAAATTGTGATATGAAAATAGATGATGTAGAGTGTATAAACTCATCTTTTCCAAACTTTAAAGAGATTTTAGACTCTTTGTATTAA
- the rimP gene encoding ribosome maturation factor RimP, with translation MNLEEQIKLIVENSGLKLYDIVTTKEHERNIFRVIVTSKDGVNLDKCAEISRLISPILDIDEPMGGKYNLEVSSPGIERKLKKPEHFIASVGELVKAKNFATEVYSGELLSADDEKIIIKTEFGEEELTYDNILSAATYFEW, from the coding sequence ATGAATTTAGAAGAACAAATTAAACTAATAGTTGAAAATAGTGGTTTAAAACTTTATGATATTGTTACAACTAAAGAGCATGAGAGAAATATTTTTAGAGTTATTGTAACATCAAAAGATGGTGTAAATTTAGATAAATGTGCTGAAATCTCAAGATTAATATCTCCGATTTTAGATATTGATGAACCAATGGGTGGAAAGTATAATCTTGAAGTAAGCTCTCCTGGAATTGAGAGAAAATTAAAAAAACCTGAACATTTTATAGCAAGTGTTGGTGAGCTTGTAAAGGCTAAAAACTTTGCAACAGAGGTTTATAGTGGTGAGCTTTTAAGTGCAGATGATGAAAAAATCATAATAAAAACAGAGTTTGGTGAAGAAGAGCTTACTTATGATAATATCTTAAGTGCTGCAACATATTTTGAGTGGTAA
- the efp gene encoding elongation factor P, translating into MAIGMSELKKGLKIEVDGIPYKIVEYQHVKPGKGAAFVRAKIKSFLNGKTIEKTFHAGDKCETPNLQQKQMQFLYDDGELLQFMDTATYEQEGLTYEQVGDAFDWIIDGMQVDMMYFNGKAITVEPPMVVELKIIDTPPNFKGDSQGGRKPATLESGAVVQIPFHILEGDVIRVDTRTGEYLEKVK; encoded by the coding sequence ATGGCAATTGGAATGAGTGAATTAAAAAAAGGTTTAAAAATCGAAGTTGATGGAATTCCATATAAAATTGTTGAATACCAACATGTAAAACCTGGTAAAGGTGCTGCATTTGTAAGAGCAAAAATAAAATCTTTTTTAAATGGAAAAACTATTGAAAAAACTTTCCATGCTGGAGATAAGTGTGAAACTCCAAATTTACAACAAAAACAGATGCAATTTTTGTATGATGATGGTGAATTATTACAATTTATGGATACTGCAACTTATGAGCAAGAAGGATTAACTTATGAGCAAGTTGGAGATGCATTTGATTGGATAATAGATGGAATGCAAGTAGATATGATGTATTTCAATGGAAAAGCTATTACAGTTGAGCCTCCAATGGTTGTTGAACTTAAAATTATAGATACTCCACCAAACTTCAAAGGTGACTCTCAAGGTGGTAGAAAACCAGCTACTTTAGAATCAGGTGCTGTTGTTCAAATTCCTTTTCATATACTTGAAGGTGATGTTATAAGAGTAGATACTAGAACTGGTGAATACTTAGAAAAAGTAAAATAA
- the ribD gene encoding bifunctional diaminohydroxyphosphoribosylaminopyrimidine deaminase/5-amino-6-(5-phosphoribosylamino)uracil reductase RibD — protein MKIDDNFYMKLAIDEAWKYQLLTYPNPAVGCVLVKAGKLLAIEAHKEAGMPHAEINALKTALLSKESNSLLRALEKSSEIHEYLIKNHNNFFNDCEIYTTLEPCNHEGKTPSCAKLLSILKPQRVIIGSIDTNKIASGGIKTLEDENINVTTKVLEKECENLLIPFKSWQNKTSIFFKMAQTLNGSIDGQISSQRAKLYVHTLRDKIDLLLIGGNTIRTDKPTLDTRYIKGREPDIFIYSKNKVFSQNIPLFKVPNRKVIISDDLFKLLDYKFVMVEGVYNLLDILKDKIDFFILIISPKIRNGVNALNELNIDFEILHENYLGDEKIVFLKKKS, from the coding sequence ATGAAAATTGATGATAATTTCTATATGAAATTAGCCATTGATGAAGCTTGGAAATATCAACTTTTGACCTATCCAAATCCTGCTGTTGGCTGTGTGCTTGTAAAAGCTGGAAAGCTTTTGGCTATTGAAGCCCACAAAGAAGCAGGAATGCCACATGCTGAGATAAATGCTTTAAAAACAGCACTTCTTAGCAAAGAATCTAACTCTTTATTAAGAGCTTTAGAAAAGAGTTCTGAAATACATGAGTATTTAATTAAAAATCATAATAACTTTTTTAATGATTGTGAAATATATACAACTTTAGAACCTTGTAATCATGAAGGAAAAACTCCATCTTGTGCAAAACTTTTATCCATTCTAAAACCACAAAGAGTAATTATTGGCTCTATTGATACAAATAAAATTGCAAGTGGTGGAATAAAAACATTAGAAGATGAAAATATAAATGTGACAACAAAGGTTTTAGAAAAAGAGTGTGAAAATCTGTTAATTCCTTTTAAATCTTGGCAAAATAAAACATCTATTTTTTTCAAAATGGCACAAACTTTAAATGGCTCTATAGATGGACAAATAAGCTCTCAAAGAGCAAAGCTATATGTTCACACATTAAGAGACAAAATAGACCTTCTTTTAATTGGTGGAAACACTATAAGAACTGATAAACCAACTTTAGATACAAGATATATAAAAGGAAGAGAACCAGATATTTTTATTTATAGTAAAAATAAGGTTTTTTCTCAAAATATACCACTTTTTAAAGTACCAAATAGAAAAGTAATCATTAGTGATGATCTATTTAAACTGCTTGATTATAAGTTTGTAATGGTTGAAGGTGTTTATAATCTTCTTGATATTTTAAAGGATAAAATCGACTTTTTTATTTTAATTATAAGCCCAAAAATCAGAAATGGGGTAAATGCTTTAAATGAACTAAATATAGATTTTGAAATATTGCATGAGAACTATTTAGGAGATGAAAAGATAGTTTTTTTAAAAAAGAAGAGTTAA
- a CDS encoding 30S ribosomal protein S1 — MRMEDIDLGEDFDFEQMLNESFEQSENNSVVDGVIVDINAERVLVDVGQKIEGLLSLSEITTNGEIKYKVGDTIPVMLMGNRGERPSISHKKVLQKEKFNNFIAKHGENFEDVTIEAKIVSVKQRGGFTLEDADGCEYFMPLAQSYMKTIGAIGKTVKAKVIKVNKNQNSIIVSRKKLIEEGKSEKDSKIAKILENKEPINGVIKKITSYGMFVDLGGIDGLVNYNEISYKGPVNPANYYAEGDTVSVIVLSYDKNKQHLSLSIKAALSNPWEEIKDRLEVGDTITVTVSNFESYGAFVDLGNDIEGLLHISELSWNKNIKNPKEILNIGDEINVEVIELNFEQKRLRVSLKNLQEKPFNKFVNSHKVGDVLKGKIATLTEFGAFVTIGDVDGLLHNEESSWEPNSKCKNLFKKGDEVEVKIIKIDREKENISLSIKEIATSPAKDFQDKYKIGDIVKGAVKDKKDFGLFIKLENNLDGLVRTEDFGPLNIDEVSIGDEIEAVVINIDTKKNRVRLSIRRLEQQQERDMLKSVNDDMSMTLGDAIKDQFKK; from the coding sequence ATGCGTATGGAAGATATAGATTTAGGTGAAGACTTTGACTTTGAGCAAATGTTAAATGAGTCTTTTGAGCAATCAGAGAATAACTCTGTGGTTGATGGTGTAATTGTTGATATAAATGCTGAAAGAGTTTTAGTTGATGTTGGACAAAAAATTGAAGGTTTATTGTCTCTATCAGAAATTACAACAAATGGTGAGATAAAGTACAAAGTTGGAGATACAATTCCTGTTATGCTTATGGGAAATAGAGGTGAAAGACCTAGTATTTCACATAAAAAAGTACTTCAAAAAGAGAAGTTTAATAACTTTATAGCTAAACATGGTGAAAACTTTGAAGATGTTACTATTGAAGCTAAAATAGTATCTGTTAAACAAAGAGGTGGTTTCACTCTTGAAGATGCAGATGGTTGTGAATACTTTATGCCTCTAGCTCAATCTTACATGAAAACTATTGGTGCTATTGGAAAAACAGTAAAAGCAAAAGTTATTAAAGTAAATAAAAATCAAAACTCAATTATTGTTTCAAGAAAAAAATTAATAGAAGAAGGTAAATCTGAAAAAGATAGCAAAATTGCTAAAATTTTAGAGAATAAAGAGCCAATAAATGGTGTTATTAAGAAAATTACTTCTTATGGAATGTTTGTAGATTTAGGTGGAATTGATGGTCTTGTAAACTACAATGAAATCTCTTACAAAGGTCCTGTAAATCCTGCAAATTACTACGCTGAGGGAGATACTGTTTCTGTTATCGTATTATCTTATGATAAAAACAAACAACATTTAAGCTTATCAATTAAAGCTGCTTTATCAAATCCATGGGAAGAGATAAAAGATAGATTAGAAGTTGGTGATACTATTACTGTAACTGTTTCAAATTTTGAATCTTATGGTGCTTTTGTTGATTTAGGAAATGACATAGAAGGACTTTTACATATTTCGGAACTTTCATGGAATAAAAATATTAAAAATCCAAAAGAGATTTTAAACATTGGTGATGAGATAAATGTTGAAGTAATTGAACTAAACTTTGAGCAAAAAAGATTAAGAGTTAGTTTAAAAAACCTTCAAGAAAAACCATTTAATAAATTTGTAAACTCTCACAAAGTTGGAGATGTTTTAAAAGGTAAAATTGCAACTTTAACTGAATTTGGAGCTTTTGTTACTATAGGTGATGTTGATGGATTGCTTCATAATGAGGAATCTAGTTGGGAACCAAATAGTAAATGTAAAAACCTTTTCAAGAAAGGTGATGAAGTTGAAGTTAAAATTATCAAAATTGATAGAGAAAAAGAGAATATTTCACTTTCAATCAAAGAGATAGCTACTTCTCCTGCAAAAGATTTTCAAGATAAATACAAAATTGGTGATATTGTAAAAGGTGCTGTAAAAGATAAAAAAGATTTTGGTCTATTTATAAAACTTGAAAATAACCTAGATGGACTTGTAAGAACTGAAGATTTTGGTCCATTAAATATTGATGAAGTATCAATTGGTGATGAAATTGAAGCTGTTGTTATAAATATTGACACTAAAAAAAATAGAGTTAGATTATCAATAAGAAGATTAGAGCAACAACAAGAAAGAGATATGTTAAAGTCTGTAAATGATGATATGTCTATGACTTTGGGTGATGCTATAAAAGATCAATTCAAAAAGTAG
- the rbfA gene encoding 30S ribosome-binding factor RbfA: MKSINLQRTESLLMELIPQALSQLQNSKINSLPITGVNCKNGKYDAIVYFDGSDFDKDEVKEVIESLKKANGRIKSDVLASTGWYKCPNFKFELDTSLEKSKKIEDLFAKIKKDKTKSEEE; the protein is encoded by the coding sequence ATGAAAAGTATAAATCTTCAAAGAACTGAATCATTATTGATGGAGCTTATACCTCAGGCTCTATCACAACTACAAAATAGTAAAATAAACTCTTTGCCAATAACAGGTGTAAACTGTAAGAATGGAAAATATGATGCTATTGTATATTTTGATGGTAGTGATTTTGATAAAGATGAGGTAAAAGAGGTAATTGAATCTCTAAAAAAAGCAAATGGAAGAATAAAAAGTGATGTATTGGCAAGTACGGGATGGTATAAATGTCCAAATTTTAAATTTGAACTTGATACATCTTTAGAGAAATCAAAAAAGATAGAAGACCTATTTGCAAAAATTAAAAAAGATAAAACAAAAAGTGAAGAAGAATGA